One Vicia villosa cultivar HV-30 ecotype Madison, WI unplaced genomic scaffold, Vvil1.0 ctg.000418F_1_1, whole genome shotgun sequence DNA segment encodes these proteins:
- the LOC131627986 gene encoding protein DETOXIFICATION 18-like, whose amino-acid sequence MATSSIPDGTATPNLHATVDDRKQKWRNKILDIEEAKHQVMFSLPMILTKLLYYSIAMVSVMLVGHLGELELAGATLANSWFGVTGVAVTVGLSGALDTLCGQGFGAEEYHMLGIYLQTSCIISFTFSVIISIIWFFTEHILVFLHQSQDIARTTALYMKFLIPGLLALSILQNILKFLQTQSVVMPLVILSALPALVHFGIAYGLVHWTSLKFKGGPIATSISLWISIVLLVSYIMYAKKFKNTWRGFSMQSFHYLITNTKLALPSAAMLCLEYWAFEVLVFLAGLMSDSQVTTSLIAICTITQLVAYMITYGLSAAASTRVSNELGAGQPERAKHAMRVTLKLSLLLSLCFVLILVFGNGVWIQLFSSSPTIKQEFSSIAPLLAISIPLDSIQGVLSGVVRACGWQHLAVYVNLTTFYLIGLPISCLLGFKTNLQFKGLWIGLICGLVCQTGALLLLTRLAKWTKLNLSENKNQDQHIVV is encoded by the exons ATGGCAACCAGTAGCATTCCGGATGGCACAGCAACACCTAATTTGCATGCAACTGTGGACGATAGGAAACAGAAATGGCGGAACAAAATCTTAGACATTGAGGAGGCCAAACATCAAGTCATGTTTTCACTCCCAATGATtcttacaaaattattatattacTCTATCGCTATGGTTTCTGTCATGCTTGTTGGTCATCTTGGTGAGCTTGAGTTAGCTGGTGCTACTCTTGCTAACTCATGGTTTGGTGTCACTGGTGTCGCTGTTACG GTTGGTTTAAGTGGCGCGCTAGACACACTCTGCGGACAAGGATTTGGTGCAGAGGAATATCACATGTTGGGAATTTATCTACAAACCTCATGCATTATATCTtttactttttctgtcatcataTCCATTATTTGGTTTTTTACAGAACACATTCTAGTGTTTCTTCATCAATCACAAGACATTGCTAGAACAACTGCACTCTATATGAAGTTTCTTATACCAGGATTACTTGCATTGAGCATCTTGCAAAACATATTGAAATTTCTACAAACACAATCTGTAGTAATGCCACTGGTAATCCTTTCAGCACTCCCGGCACTTGTTCATTTTGGTATTGCATATGGACTTGTTCATTGGACAAGTCTTAAGTTCAAAGGAGGACCAATTGCAACTTCTATTTCACTATGGATATCAATAGTACTTTTAGTATCATATATTATGTATGCAAAGAAGTTCAAGAATACATGGAGAGGATTTTCAATGCAATCATTTCATTACTTAATCACAAACACTAAGCTAGCTCTTCCATCCGCAGCAATGCTATG TTTGGAGTATTGGGCTTTTGAAGTTCTGGTTTTTTTAGCTGGATTAATGTCTGACTCGCAAGTAACAACTTCATTGATTGCAATATG TACAATCACACAACTCGTTGCTTACATGATCACTTATGGTCTTAGTGCCGCTGCAAG CACAAGGGTTTCCAACGAATTGGGAGCAGGCCAACCGGAAAGAGCTAAACATGCGATGAGAGTCACTCTAAAGCTCTCTCTCCTCCTTAgtttatgttttgttttgataCTTGTATTTGGTAATGGTGTATGGATTCAACTGTTCAGTAGTAGTCCTACTATCAAGCAGGAGTTTTCTTCAATAGCACCCTTGCTTGCTATTTCTATACCTTTAGATTCTATCCAAGGTGTCTTATCAG GGGTGGTTAGAGCTTGTGGTTGGCAGCACTTAGCTGTTTATGTCAACCTTACAACTTTTTATCTCATCGGTTTGCCCATTTCATGTCTCCTTGGATTTAAGACTAATTTGCAATTTAAG GGTTTATGGATTGGTCTGATCTGTGGGCTGGTGTGTCAAACTGGGGCACTCTTACTTTTGACAAGGCTTGCCAAATGGACTAAACTGAATCTCTCAGAGAACAAAAATCAAGACCAACATATTGTTGTTTGA
- the LOC131627985 gene encoding protein DETOXIFICATION 19-like has translation MASSISETPLLLATQEDNGNHNTQRWWNKILDMEEAKHQLMFSLPMILTNLFYYLITLVSVMLVGHLGELELAGSTLANSWFSVTGVAVMVGLSGALETLCGQGFGAKEYHMLGIYLQSSCIISFIFSIIISIIWFYTQHILVFLHQSQDIARTAALYMKFLIPGLLAYSILQNILRFLQTQSVVVPLVILSAIPTLIHVGIAYGFVEWTGLNFIGGPIATSVSMWISVILLGLYVMYAKKFEKTWRGFSMQSFHYLFTNMKLALPSAGMVCLEYWAFEIMVFLAGLLPNSQITTSLIAICANTELFAYMITYGLSAAASTRVSNELGAGQPERAKNAMKVTLKLSLILGLGFVLLLVFGHDLWIQLFSNSPIIKEEFASITPLLAISILLDAVQGVLSGVARGCGWQHLAVYVNLATFYLIGLPISCFLGFKTNLQYKGLWIGLICGLVCQTGTLLLLTWRIKWTKLNLSADKDKDQPIVV, from the exons ATGGCAAGTAGCATTTCAGAAACACCTCTATTACTCGCAACTCAAGAAGATAATGGAAACCACAACACACAGAGATGGTGGAACAAAATCTTGGATATGGAGGAAGCCAAACATCAACTCATGTTCTCACTTCCAATGATTCTTACAAACTTGTTCTATTACTTGATCACTTTGGTTTCAGTCATGCTTGTTGGTCACCTCGGTGAGCTTGAGTTAGCCGGTTCTACTCTCGCTAATTCTTGGTTTAGTGTCACTGGCGTGGCTGTTATG GTTGGTTTAAGCGGTGCGCTAGAAACACTCTGTGGACAAGGTTTTGGAGCAAAGGAATATCACATGTTGGGAATTTATTTACAAAGCTCATGCATCATATCGTTTATTTTTTCAATCATTATATCCATTATTTGGTTCTATACACAACATATTCTTGTGTTTCTTCATCAATCACAAGACATTGCAAGGACAGCTGCACTCTATATGAAGTTTCTTATACCAGGATTACTTGCATATAGCATCTTGCAAAATATCTTGAGGTTTCTACAAACACAATCTGTAGTCGTGCCACTGGTTATCCTTTCAGCTATTCCAACATTGATTCATGTTGGGATTGCTTATGGATTTGTTGAATGGACTGGCTTGAATTTCATAGGTGGACCTATTGCAACTTCTGTTTCAATGTGGATATCAGTGATATTGTTAGGTTTATATGTCATGTATGCGAAGAAGTTTGAGAAAACATGGAGAGGATTTTCAATGCAATCATTTCATTATTTGTTTACAAACATGAAACTAGCTCTGCCTTCTGCAGGAATGGTGTG TTTGGAGTATTGGGCTTTTGAAATTATGGTTTTCCTAGCTGGATTACTGCCTAACTCACAAATCACAACTTCATTGATTGCAATATG TGCAAACACAGAATTATTTGCTTACATGATTACTTACGGTCTTAGTGCTGCTGCAAG CACAAGAGTTTCCAATGAATTGGGAGCAGGCCAACCAGAAAGAGCTAAAAATGCAATGAAAGTCACTCTAAAGCTCTCTCTTATCCTTGGATTGGGTTTTGTTTTGTTACTCGTATTTGGTCATGATTTATGGATTCAGCTGTTTAGTAATAGTCCTATTATCAAAGAGGAGTTTGCTTCAATAACACCTTTGCTTGCTATTTCCATACTACTAGATGCTGTCCAAGGTGTCTTATCAG GGGTGGCTAGAGGATGCGGTTGGCAGCATTTAGCTGTTTATGTCAACCTTGCAACTTTTTATCTCATTGGTTTACCAATTTCATGCTTCCTCGGGTTTAAGACCAATTTGCAATATAAG GGTTTATGGATTGGTCTGATTTGTGGTCTTGTATGTCAAACTGGGACACTCTTACTTTTGACATGGCGTATCAAATGGACTAAACTGAATCTCTCAGCAGACAAAGATAAAGACCAGCCTATTGTTGTTTAA